A region of the Fusobacterium sp. SYSU M8D902 genome:
AGCTACTTTTGACATATAACTCTACCTCTAATCAACTTTAAAGATGAAAAAAGCTTTTGGTATCTTATAGATATCAGCTGCTCTTATTTCTTTTTTATAATCTAAAGCTGAATATGCTATAAGATTTCCATTTGAAGCACTATCAAATAAACCAATATGAGTTATCCAACCCCAGTTTTCTGTTGCAACAGGAAAATTTATATCATTTTTATTATAAGTTTCCCCATTTTGTGGTTCTTCAAATGTTATTTGTTGTCTAGCATATGAAGCTCCTTTTATTTCTTGAATATTTGAAGCATTATCTGTTGGATCAGCTTTAAGTAATCCTAAATAATAACTTTTTCCCTCTTTTCTAAAGACTTCATTTATAATTAAGTTCTCTCCTGAATGAGTTAATCCAGCCATTTTCTCCTCCTTTCACTATAATGGATTTATAGTAATGTTATTGACTTTACATAATTTATTTTCATTAAGTTCTATATCATTTCTATTTCCAGCAATTGTTATATCTCCTATTTTGATGATACAACCAGCATGTTGTATTGTTTCTACAATATCAAAGTAAAAAATCTTTTTCTTAAATAAATTTTTAAAGAAAAAATCATTTAATTTTTCTCTCAAAGTTGTTTTAGCTGCCTCTTCATTAAAATCACTTGAAATTGCTCCTCTAAGGATTATGTCAACTTTATTAATTTCGACTCCTTCAATAGTAAGTTCTATATCTGATATAAGTTCTAAATCAATATAATTTTTAACTGCCTCTTTAAGTTCTGAAGATACTATCTCTTTTCCTTCTTCTGTAATTACTATTTTTACAGTTCCAGCTCCACTCCATCTTGGTATACAATGAGAATGTTCGACACCTTTAACTTCTTTTGCCTTATCTTCAAATACATATTTATTCCAGCTCATTCTTGGCTTTCTAATATAATCTAAAGCTCTCTTTCTAAAGTTATCATCAGTTTCTATATTTGTCCCATTAGTAATATTTTCTAAGTTTTCTACC
Encoded here:
- a CDS encoding baseplate J/gp47 family protein, which gives rise to MSIDRINKKVKDMAEMISYNTSTGSFARDIISSVAIEMVKEEDDYSEQLDKRLIDTATGNDLDISCADKALDRLQATQATGQVKITGVNGSIIKKGYIVINSSTATEYEILEEKTIENISTTVKIQCIKTGIVGNCEVGQINKFGEEYTGLSKVENLENITNGTNIETDDNFRKRALDYIRKPRMSWNKYVFEDKAKEVKGVEHSHCIPRWSGAGTVKIVITEEGKEIVSSELKEAVKNYIDLELISDIELTIEGVEINKVDIILRGAISSDFNEEAAKTTLREKLNDFFFKNLFKKKIFYFDIVETIQHAGCIIKIGDITIAGNRNDIELNENKLCKVNNITINPL